The segment AGGCTGAGGGGAGCCAAGGGGGAGCCGGGGCAGGCCCGTGCCCTGGCCCACTGTGCGTGTCGCTCCCGCTCCGCGGGACGGCCGGGCTGGAGCATCCTGGAGTCTCtgaaggagcagggcaggctcagagcagctgccgCGGGGGCTGCGCCAGGGTCTGGCGTTGCCCGACCCCACTGCCCGCCCCGAAATCCGAGGCCGTCGCTCTTGTCCGTGTCCCACCGTGCCGAGGAGCAAAGGCCCCCTAGATGTGTCTCTCCGCTGGCGCTGGCAGGGAGAAGGGCAGCTCTCGCAGGGCTTTGGTAGCTCAGGTTGTACATCCAGACGTCGGTTAGCAGGTGAAGTCCTCAAAGGTGCCCCGGGCCGGGTGGTGAGGTAGGATGTTGGCTGCGTACGTCATGCCTGCTGGGTGCCCCCGTATGCTTTCACAGGGATTCTGCAGGATAAACGGGATTTTGGGGCCGCTGCTTTCATCCAGGTTCTTGCAGAGACCCAGTGCCATCCCCCCACAGCATCtctgcccaggccttctgctcCTTTCCCAGGGGCTCCCCAAAACGGTGACTCCCCACCCCcgagctgcaggaggggacaggcagaggggaccctgctgtgccccacacTCACGTGGCGCTTCACGTCGTCCATGCTCAGCGCGACGCCCTTGTCTGTGTTGTTCCTCTTGTGGTTCTTGCGGCACTTGCCCCGCCGGCACAGCCGGTGCTTTATCACCTGCCAGAGCCACGTGTCACCCCCGTGGGGCTCAGGGGTGGCCCTTCCCCACGTCCCACACGGGCACAGCCTTGGGATGGAGGAGACACTCACCTCATAGGCGTAGTCAAACAGCTCCAGCACTGTGAGGATGCTGGCCCCAATGAACAGCCCCATCTGCCCTCCAATGTCACctgcagaggagagggaaacCACCAGGGTGGCCTCAGTCCAGAGCTGggtggcagagggagcagagaaaGGGGCAGAACTTGTCACCACTGTGACTGGTGCCTGAGGTGCCCTGCTCCACATCTGTGCTCTCAGCTGTTCCTGGTGCCTTGGGAACAGGCCATGGTGACAGGGCCAGCACGAGGCCACCTCTCTGGGGGACTCTGGCTGGGGACTGTCACAGGGCTCCCCAGAGCCACCAAGACTCACCCAGCAATCCTGCCACCTCGTACGCCTTCTTCTGCTCAATCGTCTCGTAGTTGAGGGCTTCAAAGAAGATATCCAGCACCAGGATGTTCTCCCTGTGCAGGACAGAAGTGGCATCAGGCTgaggtttgggatggagggaccGGACCCTGCTGCACTGCCGTGTCTGTGGCACCTTACCCGATGTACTGCTCTGACTTGTTGTACTTCTTGGCCAGGTACTTGGCCGAGGCCTTGCTGGGGATCTTGACCATGGAGAGCTCTTTGCCGTAGCGGGTCATGTTGCAGGGCATCTCACAGATGCAGTACTCATTGTCCTTCTCCACCAGGAAATctgtgcagggagagagggGCATGGCGAGATGGAGAAACCCAAGGGCGCAGCTCCGTCCCAcccccggggccgggcagccTCACCTAAGGCCGGGTCCGCGCACTCCTTGTACTGCTCCGGGGTGCAGTAAGGGGCATCGCCTGGGGAGACACAGAGCAGGTGTTCCAGGTAGGAGCACAGCGGagggcagggccgggctgggcgGGCACGGGGCTCACCTGGCATGTGCACCATGCGGCAGTTGCAGTTCTCCACCAGGTAGCGGGTCTCGCAGTCGATGCGGCACGCCGTGATGCTGTAGGTGTCGTAGAACTCCGAGTCGCCCGCCACGGCCTTGCAGTCGCCCCAGGGAGGCGGCAGGTagatgagctgggaggggagagaagCCGGCAGTGAGGAGAGAACCCCCTGCAGTTCAGGGACAGACACCCTCGTGGCACTGGGCCCCAGGACAGGGCCTCCCCTCCATCCAgcgtggggacagggacacagcgaggaggctctgctcccacagcacagggTGGGAGGGGACATCCCACACCTGCCCAGTTCCTAcccgctgctcctggcaggacacAAAGGTCTGGAAGCCGGGAGCCACCCCGAAGCCCAGCTGGTCGATCAGAGGGGGCTCGTCCTGGCTGTGGATCTGCACCTTGATCCCGGCTTCGAACGAGGTCTCATCTGTGGCAGAGAGAAGTGGGGTGAGCAcagcactgtccctgctccgaggggctgtgctgagcctgcTGGGAGAGGGACCACAACTTCTGCCTCCCACACTTCCCCTGGGCCAAGTCATTCATCCATGTGTCCATCTATCTGTCCATCTGTTTGCTGCACCATGTCCTTGTCCCCCCACCCCGACCCCCCTGCTCCACACCCAGGAGCGTGGCAGGGAAAGTATTTGACTCTATTTATAAACAAGTGATGGCTGCGTGTCTAAACGATGGGGAGTTGCCATGGCAAAGAGCAAAgacaaggaggaaaagggagagaaaagagcAGAAGTGATGAGAAATGGAaggagggaagagaagggagCCTCAGGGATGTGGATCTGTGGTCTGGggaggtgggaaggggctggggaggtgagtaggggctgggcagcaccccaggagctgctggtggctgagTGGGCCTGCTGGGGCAGTGGGTTACCTGTTTCCCCCCACACTGGCAGGTACTCGTCCTGCTGGATGTCCAACATGATCTCCAGGCCGTTGCCAGTGCCCCCCTTCATGGTGATGAGCCGAGGCTTCCCGTCCTGGCCTGCATTGAAGGTGTAGCACTTCCCATAGCGGGTGAAGACCTGCGGGAGAGGAcacagggctgaggctgaggcCCTTCtgtgtgcagccacagcacGGAGCCAGGAGAGCGTCCCCAGCCCCAAAACTCAGccatcccagcctgggcatgGTCCGACCTGGGCTCCTGACCCACAGGATCTCTCAGTGCGGGAACTGCCCATCCTGGCCCTGGTAGAGGAGGAGATGTTCCCACAGGGATGGACTCAGAGGAGACGCTGCAGATTACAGCCCCAGAGAGCCCACGGCAACTGTGGCTCCCCAAGGTGGTGGCACTCAGCCTGATGCCTGCACCAGCGCCTCCTCCAAgccctcctccatccctgcagaggACAGGGCTGGATGGAATCCTGGACCCCCCATCCCTCCTCAGCTGTTCCAGCTCTTGCCTCTGGCAGCCGGCACGGCCCCAAAaccatggagctgctgccagcctgggccaggggcaTGTGAGGGCAGTGGGCTCACACCACATGGTGCCCCACAAGCCCTGATGGCACCAGGATGGAGGTGCCAGGCACCTCCTCAACAAGCACAGCCCCGGAGATACGCTCCATGTCCCACCAGAGAGCTCCACAGCCGGGGCCgtccccagctctggcagatGGAGCTGAAATATCAGCCAGTCCCCAGAGCAAGCTGCAAGGGCACCATCACCTGGCCTGCCTGATCCGACACCGAGCAGCTCcggagctgctccctgtgccgGGCCACCCTGGGGCTACTCACCGGCGCAAAGTCCCCGGGGCCGCAGCGCTGGCCGCGgtagctgcagctcagcagcatgTCCTCCAGCTGGTGGCAAGTGCGGTTAAAAAACCCGTACAAATTTAGGGGCTCGTCCTCCTCCCAGGgtcccggcggggccggggtgaagcccagctccatcccaggctCGTAGTCCACCAGAGGGGCCACGTAGAGCAGGTCCTCATGGCTGAGCTGCGAGAGCCGCACACGGTTGATGTTGCAGAAGGTGACGGCGGGGAAGGTCATCTCGGGGCTGTCCTCCTCGCTGAGCAGCGTGACGTGGTGGTACTCCAGGTAGTAGGCGATGCGGTCGGCCACCTGGTAGAGGAAGacggagagggagaggaggaaggccAGCGCCCACAGCGCCTGCCGGGCGCCCAGGCTGCCTTCCACGAAGATGTGGCTCAGCCCGTGCagggtgcagctgctggcaaaGGCCACGAAGTCTGTGGTTGCCCCTGCGTCCTCCTCgtcctcttcatcctcctcctgcccatACAGGAACTCGTCTGCTTCATCTTCTTCCTTCTCGGTGGCTGCAGCATCTTCTGGTGCTTCCTCACTGGAGAAGGAGATGGTGCAGAATATCTGGAgaggcatggcccagcctgggggtCCCAGTTGTAGTGTGGAGGTCCTGGCTCTGGTACGGGGGTCTTGGCCcgtgccctgccccagcctgggggtCTTCAGTCAGCTCCTCAGTAgagaggggcaggggagagcaggggaggaggaaggggcaaGTTCAGCGAGGAGaaatggagaagggaaaaggagtgAGACGGGCGGGAGtgagggagaggagcagagggatgctCGGAGCCAGGAGGGTATatcaggagcaggaggggaggaggagcgaggggCGGTTCCGCGGGCTCCCCGGGCCCCCTGGGACCGGCCGGCTCcggctgccaggacagagcagagACATCACCGCCTCCAGAGGCGCCGCGGGAGCTCCCGGGGCCGCCTGGGGGCCGaggggctgccaggctgggggcacGCAGTGTGTGCAGGtacccagtgctgtgtccccacGCCGTGCCCTCCATCCTGGcgtgctccagccctggcagcccgagcggctgctccagccaggcccagccctccctgctgggtCCCCGGCTGCCTCCAGAGCCGCCGTATGCCAGGCTCTCTGCGCTCATCCCCAGGCCAGCTGGAGCCAGAGGTTTTCCCAAAATGCCCGTGACACTGTGCTGGTTCACTGGTGGTCCAGGTGGGGGGAAGGATGCTGTGCTGTTCTCAGGCTCCTACgatgctcctcctgccctggcagtgcccatccctgcaggctcttccccctgtgctgcagggcactggcGCGTGCACGTGAGAATCTGGCAAATCCAACATTCCCAGTGGTGTGAGGTCTGTCCTCCTCTGAGCAGGGCTGGTCTTGGCAGGATTTGGGTGCTTTCCAGGCAACGAGTCCTTCTGCAGAGCCCCGTCAGTGCTGGGCACGTCACCTCATGCTTTGGATTCcagtggggcacagggaggccCCTCTTCCTTCAAGGAATGGCTCCAGGCCATGTGCTGCTGAAACAGCTGGGCTGAGGgtcccagggagcagctctggtgcaGGATGCTAGGATGGAGATGCCGGGAGCATGGGTgtctcctccctgcagcagcgcagcccctTCTCGTGGTTTGCTGttttcctgtactcagcacttCATAAAAGCATCCAGAGACCACAGAGCAAtctccagccccatcccggCACCGGGGGAGAATCTAAATCCGGCAGCACTTGGATGTGCAGAGGCTGGATGGGAGCTTTGGGCTGGTGCCTGGGTGGAGAAGCTCACCCCAAGCCCTCAGttcagctgctgtggctccttCCCTGTGCACCCTGCGGGGTTCCTGGCCCCTGAGCACATCCTGGCACACATGGACACCACAAACTGGGAGAACAAATCAGTCAGGAAGTCAGTAAAAATCTGATCTGACACCAGCACAGTTATCAGAGATTCCTGGGCAGGTGATGCTGGTGGAACAGGCACTGGGGATCCCTGCCAGGGGCAGTGATCCATGATGTGACACTGGGGTGTCCCATCCTGGGGCTTCCCAAGCTCAATATTCCCTTCAATAGGGCCCTTGTGTAAGAGGAACACTGGCAGATGCCACTTGGGGACCTGGGAGAAAGAATGGATGACCTTGGGGACGAGCGCCAGAGCCACGGGATGAAATTTCATCAGACCAAGATCAAGGTTAAACCTTTTGGGAGCATCCCAGAGAATGTGAGATGAAAACTTTGCCTAGAAAAGAGAGTCAGGAAGGTGAATTGGGTGGCTGGGAGCCACCAGGACACGGGGGCCAGGTCACAGGTGCCCCGTGTCTGTGTTGGGGATGAGCTGCAGCCGCAGGGCAGGGCTGTAACAGCAtcagggctgctcagggcaggggtttggaagagctgggctgctccagccctgtgggagcaggctgggaacACACTGGGCTGATCCCACACAGGCTGGCACGGAGGATGCTCGGGACAGGTAGGAGCTGTCCAGGGTTGGGCTGGGatttctgctgctcccagctctggcactgggTTCCTGCGCCATGGCTGTTGGGGCGAGAGGAGAAGGGAAGCAGAATGAAGGGATTGCAGGCTGAGGGGGGTGTTTAGCCCCTCAGGGCTCGGACAGCTGAGCCGTGCTGCCCGGGGCCAGCGGGCTGTCCCTGGTGGTGCGAGCGAGGGGCGGATCCGCTCCCTCGGCGCGGGGAGGTTTAATGTGTCTTCTTGGGAGCGAttgcagcagggagagagagagagagagagagaaagatgCTGTAATGAAAACATTCCATCATCGACTGGGGCCATTAACCTGCTTCGCTCGGCTTAAACAGCTCGCGGGGTGCGCCGGGGctggagcccagcagcagggcccggCTCCGGTTACCGCCACCTGTCCCAGCGCCGACACCCGAGCCGGGTGAAGGTGACCGGGGACGGCCGCAGCCTGGGGCACGGCGGCACCAGCCAAGGGGAGCGCGTCCTGACCCCCAGACTGGGGACAAAGTGCGGCCGTGTGTTGCAGGCAGGGGGGTGCCGTCCTGGTTTGTGCAAGTTTTGGAGATGCTGGAGGAGTCCTTGGGCTCGTTCCAGCTCCTCCCTCGCCGGGAGTTATTTTTACCCTTTCTCAGGTAAATCTTTGGCGGGGGCGAGGGACGGGGGATGCTATAATTAGCCGTGACATCAGCCCCCGTGGCGGGTGCTGGGGTGATGCCGCCACACCCGAGCCGGCGCTGGGACCGGGAATGCTCCGTGCCCTCCTCCCCGCCCCAGTGAGAGCTGCGGGATGGGAGGAGGAGATGGGTTTTTCCTGCCTCCAGCACCGTGTTTGGCCACTGTCCCGGGGCGGTTCGGCCCCGCTCGCGGCTCTGCGGCTCCTCACGGGCCTGGGAAAGGAGGTTTCCCGGAGCGGGGGAGCACGGAGGCGGCGGGGGGGGAAGCGGGAGCGGGATTTGACGGCAGCAACAGCACATTTCACAGCCTGTCACGCTTTAATGGCAGAGGAGATCAAAGCCGGGATGGAGTTATTCATAGAGATAAACCAATCCCCGAGGAGGCGAGGAGAAAACAACATTGCAAGCTCTGTTATCCCAGGTCTCCGAGCCCCGGGGAGGCTGTCGCCGAAAACGCCCCGGGAGCTGGACCCGCTCGGTTTTGTGACGGGCACTGCCCGTCCCTGCCAAGGactggctgagctggggctgagctgcccacGTCATCCCTGGGGGTGCCCGCAGGTCGGAGCTGGCTGCGAGGAAGGGATGGGATGAGGGGTGGGATGAGGCAGCCAAAGCAGCGCGTGGGTGTGGACATTTGGGGCAGACGGAGACCCCACGGCTGGGTTGTCCTGCTCCCACCACGCACCCGGGTGTGTGAAtccaaaggcagaaaaatgagGTTTTCCACGTGTCTTGGCCCAGGGATGTGCTTTGCAGCTCCCGGAGCTGCCAAGATGGTGGTGGAGGCACCGGCAGCGCTGCCACCGCTGCTCCGGGCGGGATGAGCCGCTCTGGGACggctccagggctgcagatCCCTCCCTGACCCCGGCCAGAGacagagcagaggcagccaAGCAAGGTGGGATTGCCCGGGCAGGCGGGATCTGCGCCGGGACTAATCCTGCACCCCTTATCAGATGCTGCCACCTTGCCTCGGCTTGCTCCGCCAGCCAAGCCGGGCGCAGCTTGTGTTATCCGGCCCTTTATCCCCCAGATTAGACGCTTCACAGTGGATTAGCATGTCACATTCTAATGCAGAAAAATTGATGATTAAAAAGGAGTTTTTCCTCTGTATTATTCCCCACCTCCGCCTCCTCTCCACCCCGTCCCTGCAGGCCCACCAGCCCCAGCCGCGGGCCCCGCTGATGCCGCGGCGCTGGGCGATGCCAGAGTCGCCCCCTGGATCCAACGGGATGGGAAACGGGAAGCCGCAGGTGCCTTTTTCACACCATATCCCGACTGCTTCTGGTGGCGGGGTCCGGTACTCCAGGTGCCTGTGCCATTCCAGCCCCGTGTTCCCAGCTGCAGActcagcacctgcagcacaggaCTTTAATAAAAAGCACATTATGGTGAGTAATGTGCTAAGTGGACTTCATTATAGAGCCAGGGCCTCCCTGGATCCCGTTGTTCCATATGATTTCATATCAGATGAGCCTTATCTCCTCTCCAAACGCTTCCATTTAAACTCTATTAATCTTTCAAAGCTTTCCTGGGCAAGctcttcccagccagccctgccggGTGccggtgctgctgccctgagcacTGAGGCCACCTGCAGCCACGCTGGCCCGGGGTTTAGGGGGGCTCAGCCGGGCCCCCCCCGCAGCTCCATGGGCAGTCCAgcgtgtccctggagccttggCTGTGATCCGCTGTGACGGCTCCGCAGCCGCCGCATCCTCCTCCCCGGGATCTGTTTACGCTCCTATAATTGAACCTGTTTGTAGTGCTGAGAGCTTCCCGGTGATTTCCCCGCTGGCAGTGTCCCTCTGTGCCGTGCAGGGCTCACCAGGACTCCACCAGGACGCGGAGGGTGCTGCCGAGGTGTCGCTAATTCGCGGCATCCGGGATTATTCCCGCCGACCCTGATCCCAGCGCCTTCCCGTGTTTCCTGCCGATCGCCAATCTCCCGTGAGCAGGTTGTGATTTTTTCCGACATCCTTCACAATCGCTCAACCGGTTCATGCAGGCAGATCCGAGCCGGCAGTTTTAttggaggggggaaaagcccACGGTGTTCCGGTCTGGTTTCCTTGCTGCGCTCGCTCGCTCCGGCTCCACACGTATCATGCTTTTCAAATCTAATCTAATCCAAGCAGAGcagtcacacagccctggcatgTGGTGCCTCTGGAAGggtctccctgtccctgccaggagagTGGGGGTTTAAAATCCCTGATAAATCACAGAGTGGGTGGGAacaccctgccccagctccgTCCTTGGGCTGAGAGCGTGGATGCAAACACACCAAACACTCTATACagaaaaaacccctccaaaaataaataattggtTATAATATCCAAGTGTCAGGGctgtataaataaataagagCCAGTGAGGAGCTCCTTGAAccctggctggagcaggaattgcagCGCTGCCTCGGGAGCCCCGGCCAAGCTCCACAGGCGATAAAACACAGGTGGCTCTAAACAGCCAGAGATATTAAACTGAGGCAAAAAGGCCATGAGCCAGTTCATTTCCTGGCTCGGGGGATCTGCCCCCTCTAGCATGGCTTCTCCCCACTTGATatcagggagagagggaaaatggCACCAGCAGGTTCTGGGCAGGTCCTTTGGATCCCTCAGAGAGCACCTTGCTATTGCCCAGCCTAGGGCTGGGAGAAACACCAaagggaggctgaggggaaCAGCTTGGAACCcctcatctgctgctgctgtccagggcTGTGCTTCCAGCCTTGGATCCCTTGGGACACACGTGCCCTGCCCTCAGCTGTGAAATCCTCACCTCCACTGAGGTCAGATACCACTCGAAAGCCTCCTCAtctcctccagcagccacaAATGCCATTACAGCTTATTAATAATCATTAATAATTCATTTGTTAATGAGTCTTTATGTGCAAAGGCATTACAAGAGGAACAGGATTGGCCAGAGGTGCAGCTGAGATGCTCTGAGCTCTTGGCACGACACCTCTGGGTGTGTgtggtgcctccagctgtgTGCGGCACCTCTGGGTGTGCAAAGTGCTTTGGGGTGTGACATCTCCACCCGTGCAAGGggctttttgtgtgtgtgaccCCTCTGGGTGTGTGCAGAGCTTTGGGGGTGTGTGACCCCTCTGGGTGtgcacagtgctgctgtgcagggggaGATGCTGGGACTGGGCACGgcccctgggcagagccagggactAAATGACACTGCCTGAGCCTGACCCTGATCCCACAGGTCCTTCTCCTCTTATCCCACCGTTTCCCAGAGCTCTGAGGTGCTGGATGCGCCACTCACAGCTCCAATGAAGTGGCTGTGGGGTGCAGGCACGTGGTGGCCTCTCACCGTGCCACTGTGTTCTCATCCCTCTTGTTCCTGATCCTCTTCTGCCCCATCTTGGCCAAGATCAGTGGTGGTGGGCTCAGTGGGGCTGGTCCCACGGCGCCGGGGCCGTGCTGTCACTGTCCTGCCGCAGAGGGAGAGTGAGGAGCAGCCAGCTTCCCATGAGAGTCCCATCCACGTTTGTGTCAGTGTGGGGTGAGCAAAaccacagcccagagctcccctgtTCTGCCTGAGCAGGT is part of the Agelaius phoeniceus isolate bAgePho1 chromosome 35, bAgePho1.hap1, whole genome shotgun sequence genome and harbors:
- the ASIC1 gene encoding acid-sensing ion channel 1 isoform X2 translates to MMDLKVDEEEVDSGQPVSIQAFASSSTLHGLSHIFSYERLSLKRVVWALCFLGSLALLALVCTNRIQYYFLYPHVTKLDEVAATRLTFPAVTFCNLNEFRFSRVTKNDLYHAGELLALLNNRYEIPDIQTADEKQLEILQDKANFRNFKPKPFNMLEFYDRAGHDIREMLLSCFFRGEQCTPEDFKVVFTRYGKCYTFNAGQDGKPRLITMKGGTGNGLEIMLDIQQDEYLPVWGETDETSFEAGIKVQIHSQDEPPLIDQLGFGVAPGFQTFVSCQEQRLIYLPPPWGDCKAVAGDSEFYDTYSITACRIDCETRYLVENCNCRMVHMPGDAPYCTPEQYKECADPALDFLVEKDNEYCICEMPCNMTRYGKELSMVKIPSKASAKYLAKKYNKSEQYIGENILVLDIFFEALNYETIEQKKAYEVAGLLGDIGGQMGLFIGASILTVLELFDYAYEVIKHRLCRRGKCRKNHKRNNTDKGVALSMDDVKRHNPCESIRGHPAGMTYAANILPHHPARGTFEDFTC
- the ASIC1 gene encoding acid-sensing ion channel 1 isoform X1 is translated as MPLQIFCTISFSSEEAPEDAAATEKEEDEADEFLYGQEEDEEDEEDAGATTDFVAFASSCTLHGLSHIFVEGSLGARQALWALAFLLSLSVFLYQVADRIAYYLEYHHVTLLSEEDSPEMTFPAVTFCNINRVRLSQLSHEDLLYVAPLVDYEPGMELGFTPAPPGPWEEDEPLNLYGFFNRTCHQLEDMLLSCSYRGQRCGPGDFAPVFTRYGKCYTFNAGQDGKPRLITMKGGTGNGLEIMLDIQQDEYLPVWGETDETSFEAGIKVQIHSQDEPPLIDQLGFGVAPGFQTFVSCQEQRLIYLPPPWGDCKAVAGDSEFYDTYSITACRIDCETRYLVENCNCRMVHMPGDAPYCTPEQYKECADPALDFLVEKDNEYCICEMPCNMTRYGKELSMVKIPSKASAKYLAKKYNKSEQYIGENILVLDIFFEALNYETIEQKKAYEVAGLLGDIGGQMGLFIGASILTVLELFDYAYEVIKHRLCRRGKCRKNHKRNNTDKGVALSMDDVKRHNPCESIRGHPAGMTYAANILPHHPARGTFEDFTC